The following coding sequences are from one Halomonas sp. HAL1 window:
- the nirB gene encoding nitrite reductase large subunit NirB produces the protein MTTPEQLIIIGNGMVGHHLVEQLVDNGALERYKVTVFGEERHRAYDRVHLSEYFSGRDADSLALCEADYYDVSGVELRSGEAVIEIDRNAQEVVTDQGRYPYDRLVLATGSFPFVPPIPGNDRDGCLVYRTLDDLDAIQAAAENATTGVVVGGGLLGLEAANALRGLNLDTAVVEFASRLMPMQVDNEGGELLREKIEALGVQVLTERATQRIEDGEASRHRMVFQDDKVLETDLIVFSAGIRPRDQLARDCGLEIGERGGIVVDNQCLTNDPAILAIGEVALWNQSIFGLVAPGYQMAKTALSTLTEGDIQFGGADMSTKLKLLGVDVGSIGDAHGNQNPGARMFRYLDPIKQEYRKLVVSSDGKKLLGAMLVGDNGVYDTLLQYYSNGIELPDEPASLILPQSSGAAPTLGPAALPETATICSCHNVTKGDICATIDDGAVDLGGVKGATKASTGCGGCTALLKSVVDHELEARGVEVDKSICEHFAHTRQGLYDIVRVEGIKTFTDLIEKHGNADTHRLGCDICKPAVASILASCFNEPITDAAHIPLQDTNDTFMANMQKNGTYSVVPRVAGGEITPDKLIALGEVANKYSLYSKVTGGQRIDLFGARLEDLPDIWSELIAAGFETGHAYGKSLRTVKSCVGSTWCRYGVQDSVGMAIQLENRYKGLRSPHKIKFGVSGCTRECAEAQSKDIGIIATENGWNLYVCGNGGMRPRHAELFATDLDDEQLYRTIDRFLMFYVRTADRLQRTSVWRENLDGGLEYLKEVILEDSLGINDELERQMQTVVDTYQCEWADAISDPEKLKRFRSFVNDDRPDPSIIMTSERGQPRPAQTTSH, from the coding sequence ATGACTACTCCTGAACAGCTCATCATTATCGGCAACGGCATGGTCGGCCATCACTTGGTCGAGCAGCTCGTCGATAACGGCGCCCTTGAGCGCTACAAAGTCACCGTGTTTGGCGAAGAGCGCCACCGCGCCTACGACCGAGTACATCTATCTGAATACTTCAGCGGCCGTGATGCCGATTCGCTGGCGCTTTGCGAAGCGGATTACTACGACGTAAGCGGCGTAGAACTACGCTCTGGCGAGGCCGTGATCGAGATCGACCGCAACGCGCAAGAAGTGGTCACCGACCAAGGCCGTTACCCGTATGACCGCCTGGTGCTGGCCACCGGCTCCTTCCCCTTTGTGCCGCCGATTCCTGGTAATGACCGCGATGGCTGCCTGGTGTACCGCACCCTGGACGATTTAGACGCGATCCAAGCCGCCGCCGAAAACGCGACTACCGGCGTAGTGGTGGGCGGCGGCCTGCTCGGTTTGGAAGCGGCGAACGCCCTACGCGGTTTGAATCTTGATACGGCGGTGGTGGAATTCGCTTCACGCCTGATGCCCATGCAGGTTGATAACGAAGGCGGCGAGCTGCTGCGCGAAAAAATCGAAGCGCTGGGCGTACAAGTACTCACCGAGCGCGCCACCCAGCGTATAGAAGATGGCGAGGCGAGCCGTCACCGCATGGTCTTCCAGGACGACAAGGTGTTGGAAACTGACCTGATTGTGTTCTCGGCGGGCATCCGCCCCCGCGACCAGCTAGCTCGCGACTGCGGCCTGGAGATTGGCGAACGCGGTGGCATCGTGGTGGATAATCAGTGCCTGACCAACGACCCGGCTATTCTCGCGATTGGCGAAGTCGCACTATGGAACCAGAGCATTTTTGGCCTGGTAGCGCCGGGCTACCAGATGGCCAAAACGGCGCTGTCGACGCTAACCGAAGGCGATATCCAGTTTGGTGGCGCCGACATGAGCACCAAGCTCAAGCTGCTGGGCGTGGATGTGGGCTCGATTGGCGATGCTCACGGTAACCAGAACCCCGGCGCGCGGATGTTTCGCTACCTGGATCCCATCAAGCAGGAGTACCGCAAGCTGGTAGTCTCCAGCGATGGTAAAAAACTACTGGGCGCCATGCTGGTGGGCGACAACGGCGTTTACGACACGCTGTTGCAGTACTACTCCAACGGCATTGAGCTACCCGATGAACCCGCCTCGCTGATTCTGCCGCAAAGCAGCGGCGCCGCGCCCACGCTCGGCCCCGCTGCACTGCCGGAAACCGCCACTATCTGCTCATGCCATAACGTCACCAAGGGCGATATTTGCGCCACCATTGACGACGGCGCGGTTGATCTTGGTGGCGTCAAAGGCGCCACCAAGGCCAGCACCGGCTGCGGCGGCTGCACCGCACTGCTTAAAAGTGTGGTGGATCATGAGCTGGAAGCCCGCGGCGTTGAAGTCGATAAATCGATTTGCGAGCACTTCGCCCATACCCGCCAGGGGCTTTACGATATCGTTCGTGTCGAGGGCATTAAAACCTTCACCGACTTGATTGAAAAACACGGCAACGCCGACACCCACCGCCTGGGCTGCGACATTTGCAAACCCGCCGTGGCGTCCATTCTGGCCTCCTGCTTTAACGAGCCGATCACCGATGCGGCGCATATCCCGTTGCAGGATACCAACGACACCTTCATGGCCAACATGCAGAAGAACGGCACCTACTCGGTGGTGCCGCGTGTGGCTGGTGGTGAGATTACGCCCGATAAACTGATCGCCCTGGGCGAAGTGGCCAACAAATATAGCCTCTACTCCAAGGTGACCGGCGGCCAGCGTATCGACTTGTTCGGCGCGCGGCTGGAAGACCTGCCGGATATCTGGAGCGAGCTGATTGCCGCAGGCTTCGAGACTGGTCACGCCTATGGTAAATCGTTGCGCACGGTGAAATCTTGTGTGGGCAGCACTTGGTGCCGCTACGGCGTGCAGGACAGCGTTGGCATGGCGATCCAACTGGAGAACCGATACAAAGGCCTGCGTTCCCCTCACAAGATCAAATTCGGCGTTTCCGGCTGCACCCGCGAGTGTGCCGAGGCCCAGAGCAAAGACATTGGCATTATTGCCACCGAAAACGGCTGGAACCTCTACGTGTGCGGTAACGGCGGCATGCGCCCCCGCCACGCCGAACTGTTCGCCACGGATCTCGACGATGAGCAGCTCTACCGCACCATTGATCGCTTCTTGATGTTTTACGTGCGCACCGCTGACCGGCTGCAGCGCACCTCGGTATGGCGTGAAAATCTCGACGGCGGTCTGGAGTATCTCAAAGAGGTGATTCTCGAAGACAGTCTGGGTATCAACGACGAGCTAGAGCGTCAGATGCAAACCGTGGTGGATACTTACCAGTGCGAATGGGCAGACGCCATTAGCGACCCGGAAAAGCTCAAGCGTTTCCGCAGTTTCGTCAACGACGACCGCCCGGATCCGTCAATCATTATGACCTCCGAGCGCGGCCAGCCACGGCCAGCCCAGACTACTTCTCACTGA
- the nirD gene encoding nitrite reductase small subunit NirD: MTATALKKEMDMADVPNSKAWQKACTKAELVAFSGVAAWLETADGPAQVAIFYLPGLRGQSDELYALDHHDPFSNANVIARGIVGDLKGAPVVASPIYKQHFRLEDGQCLEDESVKLRTWKIEFKGNEVWVEG; encoded by the coding sequence ATGACCGCAACGGCACTGAAAAAAGAGATGGATATGGCGGATGTTCCAAACAGTAAGGCATGGCAAAAAGCCTGCACCAAAGCCGAGCTAGTCGCGTTCTCCGGCGTCGCCGCTTGGCTGGAAACCGCCGACGGTCCCGCCCAGGTCGCTATTTTCTACTTGCCCGGGCTGCGAGGGCAGAGCGATGAACTCTATGCTCTCGATCATCATGACCCTTTCTCGAACGCCAACGTAATCGCCCGAGGCATTGTCGGCGACCTTAAAGGCGCCCCAGTAGTCGCCTCGCCTATCTACAAGCAGCACTTCCGTCTTGAAGATGGCCAGTGTCTGGAGGATGAAAGCGTCAAACTGCGCACCTGGAAGATCGAATTTAAAGGTAATGAGGTGTGGGTTGAGGGGTAA